The Drosophila nasuta strain 15112-1781.00 chromosome 2R, ASM2355853v1, whole genome shotgun sequence genome segment GGAAATCGTAGCAGGCAGACAATAAGTTTTGTAGcttgtatttagttttattttatttgctttctgttgaacaaattataaactaaaaaatacataagataagcaatattttattagaatGTTGAACTGGAATTTATTAAGTTTGGAATTTATTAAACAGTTTGTAGACGTCAATACCGCAGACATGGAGCGTGCATCATCCCCCATGTTACAACTACATGCACCGACGCTCGTGCAACCGCCAAAGAGTCGAGGCAGACCTCGGGCGTCGTATGCGCAAACCGGCGAATTTGATTTGGGCTTGATAAGAGAATATCGCTCACGGCCCGCACTTTATGATCGGAACAATAAACGCTTCAAGGATAAAGTCTATTGTGCTCAGCAATGGATGCAAATGTCCCACAAACTTGGCTATGAGGGTAAGTTTGAACAGAGAATGCTTAGAATTAGTagtcaaataataattgacttataatattcattaaatcGACAGTTTCAACGCTACGTGAGCGCATGATCACATTGCGAAATCGTTACAATATCGAGAAGCGACGTCTCGAAAATCTGTCTGGTACATCTGGTACACCAATGGTGTCTCAGTGGCCACTATATGAGAATCTCAGTTTTTTGTCTGAACACATACGATCGAGGCGATCGTATAAGATGATGCATAAGCTGGAGAATCCGcacgaagacgacgacgatgaggagCCCTTCGATGTCGATGACATGCATAGCGAACTAAATGGTCATGCTAAGCGCATTAAACATGAGCAGGAACACGACTATGATCATGGAGAGATATACGATTGCGATCGTCAGTTGCCAGTGACCACAGTACTCAAGTAAGTGCAGTGCACTCCTTTCGAATTTTGAATGAAtctaattatttaattacagcATACCACACAACACTCAAATATTGAGCCAGGAAGACTACAGCTCGCAATTGAATGGCAGCGATACACTCAATGGCGAAAGCGATCACTTGGATGGACTGCATCAACCGGAGTTGGTGTTGGCAGCTGCTAAACACAAACGTATGCAGTCCATGCATGCGGCGGGACAGGCAATCTCTAGACGGCGGCTCAATGCGTCTACCTCATCAGGAGTAGCTGCATTAAAACCAGAACTAGAAGAATCAGCAATGTCTGCAGGCGTTACATCTTCAGCCAATCCCAAGTATAAAGCCTTTGGCGAATTCATGTCGCATGTCCTCACCGAATTGCCTTCGTCGACATCTATGCGTTTGATTGCCAGCTTTTCTAATGAGCTAACACAGGCAACAATTGCCTATGagctcagccagcagcaaccacaacagttGCCaactcaacagcaacaacagaagcaacagcagaagcggGGATCCGCAGATCAGCAGCCAAGTAGCATGGATGAAACGGATGAATAGGAATTTAGCATTAAGACCACAATCACTTACACATGTAATATCTACATTATAATTTCTTACATAggcgacaacaaaaaaatagtggGTGGGATATGGGGGAGAGAGTTAGGAGGCCTTATAAATTACAGGCCCCTCTCTATATGCCAAAACGAATAAAACCAATGTCAATAGTTCCAGATCGAGGCGTTCTTTGTCGATTGGCAGGCATGCGCATAGAATTGCATTAACGCCTATGAATTTAAAGATTGCAGAGGCTGAAACCGACAAATGGTTATTGATTATTGGACGCAATTTAAGAAATCCTTGCCCCCAAGCCAGATGTgcacttgtttttcttttttccacattttttgttttattaatgcgtctatattttaattaaattgcagccTCGCAATGGGCAGATCTAATGACAGTGTTTAAGCCACACTCGGAGGCAGCGATGCGACGGCGACGACTTTCTTGGcttattgatatttttatgtgGCAAgaagtgtgtgtatgcgagagtgtgtatgagtgtataTGTGCAACATTAAAACGTCACCTGATGTAGGTCGTGCCTGGTGCATATTTGTGGTTATGCGAAATACATATTGCACTAGTCCCGGCCTGCAGTGAGTGTCGCAAACAACGAAATCTGGTGGCATGTATGCGATGCTTGATTGTATATTCGTATTCGTGTTCCGTCACTGTCAGTGGCAAGTAAGGAAGGCAGGCAACAGCCTGCCctgtaattatataatttaatcaaattactTGCATATGTtgccaaaaaaccaaaacgaaaagaaacgTAACGAGAAAAAGACAAGCCGGAGGAGCCTCGAAACCGCAAGGAAAACAACTGCGACTCAAACCAACTTAAGTGCAACATTTTGACAGTGAAATGTGATTATGTGTGCCGTGTGCGTGGCCAAAAGAAAgatatttgagtattttagCATTCATCATCATTACTCTTAAGCGAGCCTCTGTCGGCTGCAGTTTAAATTTTGTAGGCGCACTTAAACTTGACAGCGGTTTGACAGTTTGCAAATTACGTTAGCTGCTGCAGCGCGTGTTATAGCACTCAGTCTCCGCAATGGTCAAGCACTCACAAGCTGACTGCTACAAAACAGTAAACAAAAGCTGAGCTCTGCAAAATGAGGAGCAAACTAACCACTATGTTAAGCTGTTAAAATGAGGAGTAATTTAATCTTggtgcaaaatatttacaattaagtACGAATTTTGTCAACGAAtgtaaattgttaataactttaaaaataattataaaataaaaataaaacaaactgcaaattttaattttcgattttaaatattttatggagAAAAAAGGGTTTTTTAATGAATGGCAACCAATAAATCAGtaccaaaataaattgtatttgaaattgttacggaataataaaatagatcaataaaaaaatctaaaaacaaaatagataaaaacaatataaataagtcCTTC includes the following:
- the LOC132784453 gene encoding uncharacterized protein LOC132784453; its protein translation is MERASSPMLQLHAPTLVQPPKSRGRPRASYAQTGEFDLGLIREYRSRPALYDRNNKRFKDKVYCAQQWMQMSHKLGYEVSTLRERMITLRNRYNIEKRRLENLSGTSGTPMVSQWPLYENLSFLSEHIRSRRSYKMMHKLENPHEDDDDEEPFDVDDMHSELNGHAKRIKHEQEHDYDHGEIYDCDRQLPVTTVLNIPHNTQILSQEDYSSQLNGSDTLNGESDHLDGLHQPELVLAAAKHKRMQSMHAAGQAISRRRLNASTSSGVAALKPELEESAMSAGVTSSANPKYKAFGEFMSHVLTELPSSTSMRLIASFSNELTQATIAYELSQQQPQQLPTQQQQQKQQQKRGSADQQPSSMDETDE